One window of the Hippocampus zosterae strain Florida chromosome 8, ASM2543408v3, whole genome shotgun sequence genome contains the following:
- the echdc2 gene encoding enoyl-CoA hydratase domain-containing protein 2, mitochondrial codes for MIRRISLHIKTRPPSSRQPGRNSQQTSFTFADVRHPPTKASMSSLLLRGLSSSRSGYQGARVLVTVAGFSGARGGKQQHTEAASGVREVELKRLPGKDEGIVEVLMCRHNARNALGHVFVSQMKELVSMVSSDSEVRVLVFRSLVPGVFCAGADLKERALMNNQETDLFVHGLRSLMTQIALLPMPTIAAIDGVAVGGGLELALACDLRTAASSAQMGLIETTRGLLPGAGGSQRLPRTVGMALAKELIFTGRCVGGQAAAEMGLVNRAIEQDQTGEAAYAEALALAREILPQAPVAVRMAKEAMNRGLEVDITSAMAIERMCYAQVIPTRDRQEGMVAFIEKRPPFYIGK; via the exons ATGATTCGCAGAATCTCCCTCCATATTAAAACACGACCTCCGTCGTCTCGTCAACCAGGAAGAAACTCACAGCAAACTTCCTTCACCTTTGCGGATGTGCGTCACCCCCCCACAAAAGCAAGCATGTCGTCGCTACTTCTCCGAGGGTTGTCGTCGTCCCGTTCGGGTTATCAGGGGGCCCGAGTGCTGGTGACCGTAGCCGGCTTCAGTGGCGCTCGGGGCGGCAAGCAGCAGCACACGGAGGCTGCAAGTGGAGTCCGGGAGGTGGAACTCAAGAGACTGCCCGGGAAGGACGAAG GTATCGTGGAGGTGCTCATGTGCAGACATAATGCCCGGAACGCTTTAGGCCATGTGTTTGTGTCTCAg ATGAAGGAGCTGGTGTCCATGGTGTCCAGTGACtcggaagtgcgtgtgcttgtcttCAGGAGTTTAGTTCCTGGTGTTTTCTGTGCA GGCGCAGACCTAAAAGAAAGAGCTTTGATGAACAACCAGGAGACCGATCTGTTTGTTCATGGGCTGCGATCTCTCATGACTCAGATCG CCTTGTTGCCAATGCCCACCATAGCAGCCATCGACGGTGTGGCTGTGGGAGGTGGATTGGAGCTCGCCTTGGCCTGTGATCTCCGCACAGCTG CGTCTTCTGCACAGATGGGCCTGATTGAGACGACGCGAGGGCTGCTCCCAGGGGCCG ggGGCAGTCAGCGGCTGCCTCGCACTGTGGGAATGGCACTGGCAAAGGAGCTCATCTTCACAG GAAGGTGCGTGGGGGGGCAGGCGGCCGCCGAGATGGGCCTGGTGAACAGAGCCATTGAGCAGGACCAGACGGGAGAGGCGGCGTACGCGGAAGCGCTCGCCCTGGCCAGAGAGATCCTGCCCCAG GCTCCCGTCGCTGTGCGGATGGCCAAAGAGGCGATGAACAGAGGCCTGGAG GTTGACATCACCTCAGCGATGGCCATCGAGAGGATGTGCTACGCTCAG GTCATCCCGACACGGGACAGACAGGAGGGAATGGTGGCCTTCATAGAGAAGAGACCTCCGTTTTACATTGGCAAAtaa
- the LOC127605609 gene encoding leucine-rich repeat-containing protein 52-like has translation MRVPRQPGAHSLRLLSLLVYVMGAAPSPALTAGCPDRCVCDDQLVVQCAGRELTQFPADLPLATRQLIISNNRIGDLPALQLNYLSDLVYLDCSNNSLAEISESTFGNLHKLAYLDLSFNTLLQIDERTFGPLGSLVMLRLTDNPGLREIHADAFAENAALQVLDVSRNNLSAFNVSGLIGLPSLRSVGLSGNPWRCDCDTEDLCLWVQIENFKFQDEGQTVCQSPAELTGRRLAELGMQLRADCHQGLGYWDYLFFVAIGFVIFSAGTVSAWVMGVLMVLYERYSKRKSEELDSDDEDSRGGGGGKQGNGDVRKTGVQV, from the exons AtgcgtgtcccccgccaaccCGGCGCCCACTCCCTGCGGCTCCTGTCCCTCTTGGTCTACGTGATGGGGGCGGCCCCCTCGCCGGCGCTGACGGCCGGCTGCCCCGACAG GTGCGTGTGCGATGACCAGCTGGTGGTCCAGTGCGCCGGGCGAGAGCTGACCCAATTCCCCGCCGATCTTCCCCTGGCCACCCGGCAGCTCATCATCTCCAACAACCGCATTGGGGACCTGCCGGCATTGCAGCTCAACTACCTGTCTGACCTGGTCTACCTGGACTGCAGCAACAACTCCCTCGCGGAGATCTCAGAGTCCACCTTCGGGAACCTGCACAAGTTGGCCTACCTGGACCTGTCCTTCAACACGTTGCTGCAGATCGATGAGCGGACTTTTGGGCCTCTGGGATCACTGGTCATGCTGCGCCTGACGGACAACCCGGGTCTCAGGGAGATCCACGCCGACGCCTTCGCCGAGAACGCGGCATTGCAAGTCCTGGACGTGAGCCGGAACAACCTGAGCGCCTTCAACGTTAGCGGTCTGATCGGATTGCCGTCACTCCGGTCGGTGGGACTCAGCGGGAACCCGTGGAGGTGCGACTGCGACACAGAGGACCTCTGCCTTTGGGTCCAGATCGAGAACTTCAAATTCCAAG ACGAGGGCCAAACGGTGTGCCAGAGCCCGGCCGAACTGACGGGTCGGCGTTTGGCCGAGCTGGGCATGCAGCTGCGCGCGGACTGCCACCAGGGTCTGGGCTACTGGGACTACCTCTTCTTCGTGGCCATCGGCTTCGTCATCTTCTCAGCGGGCACGGTGTCGGCGTGGGTGATGGGCGTGCTCATGGTGTTGTACGAGCGCTACAGCAAACGCAAGAGCGAGGAGCTGGACAGCGACGACGAAGACAGCAGGGGAGGTGGCGGGGGCAAGCAGGGAAACGGAGACGTGCGCAAGACTGGCGTGCAGGTCTGA